One Gemmatimonadaceae bacterium DNA window includes the following coding sequences:
- a CDS encoding Ig-like domain-containing protein encodes MIRPVAHKARRPLRVALLASVAPLAVSLASCKAGDGAGVACRVTHVAVTAASSTMRVGDAVTLHASATAQGCSAAELAPAWSSQDGTIASVNASGVVTALAAGSTSIVASIRGVQALAQVTVMAPVASVRATPASASLVTGESLQLSATPLDAQGGALAGRTVSWQSGDASIATVSASGLVTAITPGGPVTVTASSEGRSAAVAITVTPPPRIALSATAVDFTATAGQANPAAQSVVITNAGGGTLANLVAGPVTYGAGASGWLQLSLPGAAAAPLALLSLQPVITALAAGRYTATVPVAAPGASNSPQQVSVSLTIQATTVRSVTVSPAPFLLAVGGKQQMSATLRDAAGAVVTGRAVSWSSSNPAVAAVDAATGLVTAASTGVASISATVDGVSGAAFAYTGTASAYDGAWRGSAGSGRTITFTVSLGRIASLALNVGTPPGSPCSLTYTAAPLTLIAGNAFSFTTSGGTASGTISGSFLSAASAQGSYGTITFDDYLCPPTLLVSGQVAGATWTASRQ; translated from the coding sequence ATGATTCGACCTGTCGCTCACAAGGCACGGCGCCCGCTGCGCGTGGCGCTGCTCGCGTCGGTGGCGCCGCTCGCCGTCTCCCTCGCCTCGTGCAAGGCGGGGGACGGGGCGGGGGTGGCCTGTCGCGTGACACACGTGGCGGTCACGGCCGCCAGCAGCACGATGCGCGTGGGCGATGCCGTCACGTTGCACGCGTCGGCCACCGCGCAGGGATGCAGCGCCGCCGAGTTGGCCCCGGCGTGGAGTTCGCAGGACGGCACCATCGCCAGCGTGAACGCCAGCGGCGTGGTCACGGCGCTCGCCGCCGGGTCGACGTCGATAGTGGCGAGCATCCGCGGCGTCCAGGCGCTGGCGCAGGTGACAGTCATGGCGCCTGTGGCCAGTGTGCGCGCCACGCCGGCGAGCGCTTCGCTGGTGACAGGAGAATCGTTGCAGCTCTCGGCGACGCCGCTGGATGCGCAGGGGGGCGCGCTGGCCGGCCGCACCGTGTCGTGGCAAAGCGGCGATGCATCGATCGCGACGGTCAGTGCGTCGGGACTCGTCACCGCCATCACCCCCGGCGGCCCCGTCACCGTCACCGCCAGCAGCGAGGGGCGTAGCGCGGCGGTGGCCATCACGGTCACGCCGCCGCCGCGCATCGCGCTCTCGGCCACCGCCGTCGACTTCACCGCGACCGCGGGACAGGCCAACCCCGCCGCGCAGTCCGTCGTCATCACCAACGCGGGTGGCGGGACGCTGGCGAACCTTGTCGCCGGGCCGGTGACGTATGGGGCAGGAGCGTCCGGCTGGTTGCAGCTGTCGCTCCCCGGGGCCGCCGCCGCACCGCTTGCGCTGCTGTCGCTGCAACCCGTGATCACCGCGCTCGCCGCGGGGCGGTACACCGCCACCGTCCCCGTCGCCGCTCCAGGGGCTTCCAACTCTCCGCAGCAGGTCAGCGTCTCGCTCACGATCCAGGCCACGACCGTGCGCAGCGTCACCGTGTCGCCGGCGCCCTTCCTCCTCGCCGTGGGGGGAAAGCAGCAGATGTCGGCCACCCTGCGCGACGCCGCCGGCGCGGTCGTCACGGGGCGCGCGGTGAGCTGGAGCAGCTCCAATCCGGCCGTTGCCGCCGTCGACGCCGCCACGGGGCTCGTCACCGCCGCCTCCACCGGTGTGGCGTCCATCAGCGCCACGGTGGACGGCGTCTCCGGTGCCGCGTTTGCCTACACGGGCACCGCCTCGGCGTACGATGGCGCCTGGCGCGGGAGCGCGGGTTCCGGGCGCACCATCACCTTCACCGTCTCGTTAGGACGCATCGCCTCGCTCGCCCTCAACGTGGGGACGCCGCCAGGTTCGCCCTGTTCGCTCACCTATACCGCGGCGCCGCTTACCCTGATCGCCGGCAACGCCTTCTCGTTCACCACCAGCGGCGGTACCGCCTCGGGAACCATCAGCGGGAGCTTTCTCTCCGCTGCCAGTGCCCAGGGGAGCTACGGGACGATCACCTTCGACGATTACCTGTGCCCGCCCACGCTCCTCGTGTCGGGGCAGGTTGCAGGTGCAACGTGGACGGCCTCCAGGCAGTAG